TTGTACCAATTTTGAAAAAATTGTCTTGATTGATCATTCAACATACAATGAATTCTCTATTTAAAACGGCATGACAGTGCATTTCTTCTTCTTATAAACACGTCATATGAAATATAACAATCTCTATTAAAGTAGACAAATTATGACCATCTTTCCGCTTCCAGCATTCCAAGACAATTATATCTGGATAATCCAAGATAAAGATAGTTCACAAGTTTGGGTTGTCGACCCCGGTTCGGCCGACGTGGTTTTGAACTATTGCAACGCACACGAGAAAAAAATAGCCGGCATTTTAATTACTCACCACCACAAGGATCATACTGGTGGCGTAGCAGAACTCAAGCATCACGCGAAATGCACGGTTTATGGCCCTAAACACCTAAAGGAGCTGGTGACTCATCCTGTCAGTGATGGAGATACTATTTCTGTTTTTTCACAGATATTTCAGGTAGTAGCGACACCAGGCCATACGCTAGACCATTTATGCTATTTTTCAGAGCAGAATCCCCCCGTACTGTTTAGTGGCGACACCTTATTCAAAGGCGGCTGCGGGCGCATCATGGAAGGAACCCATAAACAAATGCTGGAGGCTATGACAAAAATCTCATCGCTACCTGATAGTACCCTAATTTATTGTACACACGAATACACATTGGCCAACTATCGTTTTGCCCTATCGTTAGAGCCTAAAAATAATGCGCTCATAGAAAGCAACAATGCAAGCCAAGCACAACGTTCCGATAACCAACCTACATTGCCCACAACATTGAGCTTAGAGAAAAAAACTAACCCTTTTTTGAGAAGCCATAATGAAGCACTTAAAAATCAAGCAGCTCAACAACTTAATGAAAATCCAGCCAACAATTCTATTGCTTCTTTTAGTCAAGTAAGGCGTGCCAAAGATAGTTTTAGTTGACCTCTATCGCCACACCCTTAAAATGTCCAAACTTTATTCAATTTTGTGACCTTCATGACATATAAATTTTTCTGGGTTTGCCTTGTTAGCCTAACCCTAAGTGCCTGCCAAACCGCCTCTAAAATCGAGAGGAACAACGCATCTGCGGATCTTCTAGAACCAGCAGAAGAGGCTGATATAGTAGAAGCTGATACCGAAAAGCTCGGTTTCATCGACACCGTTCCTCCCGTCAACGCAACAGCAGAAACGCCCGACGAGGAACCTATTGAGCCCGTCATTGCGACAAGTAAGCCAAGAATACCAGACGATCTTTGGGATAGAATCCGAGCTGGATATCAGATGAATATTGACTTAGATCGCCCTAGATTATCATCTCAATTACGTTGGTTTAGCTCTCACCCATCTTATCTAGATAGAGTATCAAAACGTGGTGAACGCTATTTGTATTATATCGTCGATGAATTAGAAAAAGCGGGCATACCAACAGAGATTGCTCTGCTTCCGATTGTAGAGAGCGGCTTTGATCCTTTTGGATACAGCCATGGTCGCGCCTCTGGACCTTGGCAGTTTATTCCATCAACGGGCCAAATGTATGGCTTGGATCAAACGTGGTGGTATGACGGCCGAAGAGACATAATAGGCTCAACCCAAGCCGCCATAGCTTACCTTACTCGCTTGCACAAAATGTTTGATGGAGACTGGCTGCATGCACTTGCTTCGTACAACTCTGGCGAAGGTACCGTACGCAGAGCCATTAGAAAGAACCAAAAAGCAGGAAAGCCAACGGACTTTTGGTCTCTAGACCTTCCTAGAGAAACTCGTGCTTACGTTCCAAAGCTTATCGCTCTAGCAAAAATCATTAAAAATCCAGAAAAATACAATTATTCTACGTATTTTATCCCAAACAAGCCTTATTTCGATGTCGTCAACATTGGCGGACAACTCGATCTAGCGCAAGCGGCTGAAATGGCAGGAGTCAGTATCGATGAAGTGTATCTATTAAACCCAGGTTTCAATCAATGGGCCACTTCCCCAGATGGTCCTCACAGACTTCTTATGCCTATCAGCAAAGCTAAGCAATTTAGAACCAAACTGGCCGAAATACCCAATAAAGAACGTGTCACATGGGTTCGCTATACGGTAGAGGCTGGTGATAATTTATTATTGGTTGCGAAACAGCACAACACTACCGTAAACGTTCTACAGAACGTCAACAAAATATCTTCAACCATGATCCGCGTCGGCCAAGAATTGATGATCCCTGTTGCTGGTAATAAAATAGAAAGCTACACATTAAGCTCTCATCAGCGCCTATTGGCCAAACAGTCACGCGCGCCAAATCGAAATCGAATTAAAATAAACTATACTGTCAATTCTGGTGATAGCTTATGGCTGATTTCAAACAAATACGACACAGACAGCAAAACACTCGCTCGCTGGAACAACATGGGGCTTGGCGACCCTCTCATGCCTGGGAAGAAACTTGTTGTTTGGCTCGAACCTAAACAGTCAGAACAAAGCACACGCAGTGTAATGAAAAAAGTAGTCTATACGATTCGCTCTGGTGACTCTTTAGCCTTAGTTGCCAACAAATTCAAAGTGTCTATCAATGATATTCGAGACTGGAATCCTAACGTGGGCAGCAAAAAATACGTTCAACCTGGAGATACGGTAACGTTATTGGTTAATGTCGTGGGTGGCTAACCATCGGTTATCAATAAAAACACCGCATAAAAAAGGGCTGATTAAATCAGCCCTTTTTTAGCGTCAATCAAATACATTATTCATAACGACAAAGATAAGCCGTCGTCTCTTCCACTTTAACGTTGAAAGACTGATTCGCTTCAACAATAAACGTATCGCCTTTGAGAAAGGTATCCCAGGTATCTGAAGCCGGTAACTTAACCGTCAAAACGCCAGATACGACTGTCATGTATTCTCTTTGGCTCGTGCCAAATTCATACTCTCCAATTGCCATCACGCCAACGGTGGATGTGCCTTCTTTATTGTCCAACGCAATGGATTTCACTTGATCATTAAAATAGCTATTTACTGTTAATACTGCGCTCATATTCAAACTCTCATTTACATTTTAAATTTTTCTGTCACCGATCAATAAAAACACCTTAGGTATTTTTATTGCCCACCATTTCTTCAATAATCCATTCTTTAAATGCCGACATCGCAGATGTGACTGAGCGACGCTTCTCATAAACCAAGTAAAAAGATCGATTAGTAATCAAATGCTGATTAAACAAGACTTTCAAAGCGCCCGATTCAATCTCTGGCATAATTAATTCAGGATCGGTTAACGAAATACCCAACCCTTGAGCCGCTGCGCCTGCCGTTAGAGAACCACTAGAAAACATCAAACCACGACGAAAGAGCTTCGGATCTAGGTCGTGCTGCTGCAACCAATCATGCCACTCGTCTTTTCGCTTCGTCACATGCAAAAGAGGGTAAAAACGCATATCTTCTGGGGTGTTAATAGGTTGATCGGCTTTAATTAATTTAGGATTACACACAGGCGCCAATCGGGCTGGTCGCAAATAATACGTCTCGACATCTTCCCAATCACCACTACCAAAATAAACCGCCATATCTATGTCATTGGCAGAAAAATCAATCAAACCAGTGGATGAACTAATTTCAATCTGAATATCGGGATAACGATCTTGAAAACGCTGCATTCTTGGCATTAGCCAACGCGTAAGAAAAGCGGGGGCGACGGCTAATCGAAGTGAGCCAGTTTTTTGCTGACTTTTTAATTCAGACGTCGCATTTTCCAACTGCTCAAAAATACTTTTGATTGGCTTTAAGTAAGATTCCCCAGCTTCCGTTAATATTACTTTGCGCTTAGTCCGTCGAAATAATTCAAGACCTAGAAAACTCTCTAAGCCTTTAATTTGATGACTAATTGCCGAAGGTGTAACAGACAATTCCTTGGCTGCTTTATTGAAGCTGCCATGACGGGCAGCGGATTCAAAACACCTCAGTGAATTTAATGGGGGTAAACGATTAATAAGCTCATCTCCAATAGATAAGAAAGATTAACCAATAGCGTGAATGCGGCTCATCTGTCAATCAATAAACACAAACGCTCTAAACAAGTGACTAAACGACTAGTCTTCATCACCCATATCATTTTTTTCGTCAAAACGTTTTGGAGGCAACTTAAACGCCTCAAAACCATCTTTTTGCTGACCATCATGAAAACGTGCTTTTCCTTGTGTCTTTTTAGACGATTTCTTAGGCGCTCTGCTTTGCTCTTTCACATTGGTTTTTTTGTTAGCCTGAACAGCTGGTTTCGGTGGCGCTAAGCCTTTAAATTTGGGCTCTAACCCTTCAACCACTTCTGTTGAAAACGTTTTCTGTAAGAAGGCTTCTACCGCCTTAAAGTTAACCCAATCCTTTGGGCCAACCAAAGAATAAGCATCACCTTTAAAACCTGCACGGCCTGTTCTGCCTGTTCTGTGGACAAACTCTTCTGCTTGCTTTGGCAAGTCAAAGTTAAAAACATGGGACACGCTCGCAATGTCTAGGCCTCGAGAAGCGACGTCCGTACTCACAAGCACATCAAACTGCCCTCTTGCAAAACTGTCCATTGTTTTATTACGCGCACTTTGAGACAAGTTCCCATTCAGAGCTTGGGTACTTAAACCCCAACCAGCCACAATCTCAGACAAACGAACTGTATCGCTTTTCGTCGCTGTAAAGACGATCGCCTGTTTAATGGTTTGCCCTACTAGAATATGCTTTAGTAACGCTTCTTTATGATCTAGATGATCACAAAGCAACACATGTTGAGTGATGTCTGTGTGCTCATCAAACCCTTGACCAATAGCAACACGTGAAGGCTCACGTAATAACTCGCTCGCAATACCGCTTACTTCTGTATTATCCAGCGTTGCTGAAAAGAATAAAGTTTGACGCTGGCGATGACTGGCCGCCACGTTAATCGCTCGCATTGCCTCCGCAAAACCTAAGTCCAACATGCGATCCGCTTCATCTAAAATAAGTAACTCTAGTCCATCAAGAAAAAGATGGCGCTGTTTTAAATGGTCAACCAAACGGCCCGGTGTCGCGACAATAAAATGTGGATCTTTCTGCAAGAGCTTATGTTGGTCGTTAAAATTCTCGCCGCCTTGGATAAGGATCGAAGTAAAACGACTGGACGCCAACAAAAGGCGCAACTGACCATACACTTGCTTTGCGAGCTCACGAGTAGGAACCAAAACCACCACACGT
This genomic stretch from Marinomonas primoryensis harbors:
- a CDS encoding lytic transglycosylase — encoded protein: MTYKFFWVCLVSLTLSACQTASKIERNNASADLLEPAEEADIVEADTEKLGFIDTVPPVNATAETPDEEPIEPVIATSKPRIPDDLWDRIRAGYQMNIDLDRPRLSSQLRWFSSHPSYLDRVSKRGERYLYYIVDELEKAGIPTEIALLPIVESGFDPFGYSHGRASGPWQFIPSTGQMYGLDQTWWYDGRRDIIGSTQAAIAYLTRLHKMFDGDWLHALASYNSGEGTVRRAIRKNQKAGKPTDFWSLDLPRETRAYVPKLIALAKIIKNPEKYNYSTYFIPNKPYFDVVNIGGQLDLAQAAEMAGVSIDEVYLLNPGFNQWATSPDGPHRLLMPISKAKQFRTKLAEIPNKERVTWVRYTVEAGDNLLLVAKQHNTTVNVLQNVNKISSTMIRVGQELMIPVAGNKIESYTLSSHQRLLAKQSRAPNRNRIKINYTVNSGDSLWLISNKYDTDSKTLARWNNMGLGDPLMPGKKLVVWLEPKQSEQSTRSVMKKVVYTIRSGDSLALVANKFKVSINDIRDWNPNVGSKKYVQPGDTVTLLVNVVGG
- a CDS encoding DEAD/DEAH box helicase, whose protein sequence is MLFEEFGFDNRILKAIGHLGFDEATEIQARAIPEAMAGRDLLASSKTGSGKTLAYLLPALHRVYKKKALSKRDPRVVVLVPTRELAKQVYGQLRLLLASSRFTSILIQGGENFNDQHKLLQKDPHFIVATPGRLVDHLKQRHLFLDGLELLILDEADRMLDLGFAEAMRAINVAASHRQRQTLFFSATLDNTEVSGIASELLREPSRVAIGQGFDEHTDITQHVLLCDHLDHKEALLKHILVGQTIKQAIVFTATKSDTVRLSEIVAGWGLSTQALNGNLSQSARNKTMDSFARGQFDVLVSTDVASRGLDIASVSHVFNFDLPKQAEEFVHRTGRTGRAGFKGDAYSLVGPKDWVNFKAVEAFLQKTFSTEVVEGLEPKFKGLAPPKPAVQANKKTNVKEQSRAPKKSSKKTQGKARFHDGQQKDGFEAFKLPPKRFDEKNDMGDED
- the gloB gene encoding hydroxyacylglutathione hydrolase, yielding MTIFPLPAFQDNYIWIIQDKDSSQVWVVDPGSADVVLNYCNAHEKKIAGILITHHHKDHTGGVAELKHHAKCTVYGPKHLKELVTHPVSDGDTISVFSQIFQVVATPGHTLDHLCYFSEQNPPVLFSGDTLFKGGCGRIMEGTHKQMLEAMTKISSLPDSTLIYCTHEYTLANYRFALSLEPKNNALIESNNASQAQRSDNQPTLPTTLSLEKKTNPFLRSHNEALKNQAAQQLNENPANNSIASFSQVRRAKDSFS
- the gcvA gene encoding transcriptional regulator GcvA, producing MGDELINRLPPLNSLRCFESAARHGSFNKAAKELSVTPSAISHQIKGLESFLGLELFRRTKRKVILTEAGESYLKPIKSIFEQLENATSELKSQQKTGSLRLAVAPAFLTRWLMPRMQRFQDRYPDIQIEISSSTGLIDFSANDIDMAVYFGSGDWEDVETYYLRPARLAPVCNPKLIKADQPINTPEDMRFYPLLHVTKRKDEWHDWLQQHDLDPKLFRRGLMFSSGSLTAGAAAQGLGISLTDPELIMPEIESGALKVLFNQHLITNRSFYLVYEKRRSVTSAMSAFKEWIIEEMVGNKNT
- a CDS encoding pyrimidine/purine nucleoside phosphorylase — translated: MSAVLTVNSYFNDQVKSIALDNKEGTSTVGVMAIGEYEFGTSQREYMTVVSGVLTVKLPASDTWDTFLKGDTFIVEANQSFNVKVEETTAYLCRYE